DNA from Bacteroidota bacterium:
AGTCGGCAAGGACGCCGACCTCGTGCTCTTCGACGGGCACCCGCTCTCGGTCTACGCCGTCCCGCAGCTGACCGTCGTCGACGGGATCGTCCGCTTCGACCGCAACGCCGACCCCGACGACATGCGCGTAGTCGTCGACCCCGAGCAGGTCGTAGACGAGGCGACGGTCGCCGAGCGCCACCGAGGCCACAGCCACGACGAGTCCTGCCTGCAAGACGTCGCCGCGCAGGGTGCGTGGTGGCTGAGGTGAGTCTCTAGTTTATGGTTTCTTGTTTATGGTTGGTTACGCCGAGGACTCAGTGCATGTCTTACCGGGGGTACTTCCCTTCACCAACAAAGACTCCAATGGCCACGCTTACATCCTTTGAGGAACTGGAGAGCTGGAAGACCGCACGGCTGCTGACGCAGACGGTCTACAACGTATCCCGTTGCGGCGACTTCGCGCGCGACTTTGCACTACGCGATCAGATGCGCCGCGCAAGCATCTCCGTAATGTCGAACATCGCAGAGGGTTTCGAGCGGGGCGGGACCAAAGAGTTCATCAACTTCCTCTCGATTGCTCGAGGTTCGGCGGGTGAAGTGCGAGCGCAGCTTTACATCGCCCTCGATCAGGCGTACATCGACCAAGCCACATTCGACACCCTCGTTCAACAGACCAAAGAGATCGCCCGCACAATCAGCGGCCTCATGAACTGCCTCCAGCGCTCGAACCACCGCGGCCTCAAATACAAAACCTGACTAGAAACCACGAACTGCAAACCAGAAACCCCATGCCGTTTCTATTCGCTCTGGCGTTCTTGCTCGCTGCCTTTACCCTGCCCGAAGCGCCCGACCCGGACGAGGGCCGGCGCGGCACGTTCGCCATCACGAACGCCCGGATCGAGACGGTCACGAACGGCGTCATTGAGCGCGGGGCGGTTGTGATCCGCGACGGGCTGATCGAGGCCGTCGGCGCGGACGTGCAGGCACCGGCCGATGCCGAGGTGATCGACGGGACCGGACTGACGGTCTATCCGGGAATGATCGACGGCGGGACGCGGCTCGGGCTGCAGGAGATTGGCTCGCTCCCGGAGACGCGAGACTTCCGCGAGATCGGCGAGGTGACGCCGCACATGCAGGCCCTCGCGGCGGTCAACCCTGCGTCCACGCTCATCCCGATCACGCGCGTCAGCGGCGTAACGACTGTCCTCACCGCTCCCACCGG
Protein-coding regions in this window:
- a CDS encoding four helix bundle protein, yielding MATLTSFEELESWKTARLLTQTVYNVSRCGDFARDFALRDQMRRASISVMSNIAEGFERGGTKEFINFLSIARGSAGEVRAQLYIALDQAYIDQATFDTLVQQTKEIARTISGLMNCLQRSNHRGLKYKT